One window of the Nocardia terpenica genome contains the following:
- a CDS encoding acetyl-CoA C-acetyltransferase: MTTEAYIYEAVRTPRGRNKKGSLHSVKPIDLTTGLVKELRNRFPNLDEDRISDIILGVVTPVGDQGADIARTTVLTSGLPDTVGGIQINRFCASGLEAVNLAAQKVRSGFDDMVIAGGVEAMSRVPMGSDGGAMFMDPWTSYENYIVPQGISADLIATIEGFTRDDVDAYAVRSQELAAKATSGGYFAKSIVPVKDINGLTVLDRDEHMRPGTTVEDLAKLNPSFSVIGDMGGFDAVALQKYHYVEKINHVHHGGNSSGIVDGAALVLIGNEEAGKASGLTPRARVVATATSGAEPTIMLTGPTPAAKKALAKAGLTLDDIDLVEINEAFASVVLKFQKDLNIPDEKLNVNGGAIAMGHPLGATGAMITGTMVDELERRNGRYALVTLCIGGGMGVATIIERV, translated from the coding sequence ATGACCACAGAGGCCTACATTTACGAGGCCGTTCGCACCCCGCGCGGCCGTAACAAGAAGGGGTCGCTGCACTCGGTCAAGCCGATCGATCTGACGACCGGTCTGGTCAAGGAGCTGCGGAACCGCTTCCCCAACCTGGACGAGGATCGCATCTCGGACATCATCCTCGGCGTCGTGACCCCGGTCGGTGACCAGGGCGCCGATATCGCCCGCACCACCGTGCTGACCTCCGGCCTGCCCGACACCGTCGGCGGCATCCAGATCAACCGCTTCTGCGCGTCCGGCCTCGAGGCCGTCAACCTCGCCGCCCAGAAGGTCCGCTCCGGCTTCGACGACATGGTCATCGCCGGTGGCGTGGAGGCCATGTCCCGCGTCCCGATGGGCTCCGACGGCGGCGCCATGTTCATGGACCCGTGGACCAGCTACGAGAACTACATTGTGCCGCAGGGCATCTCGGCCGACCTGATCGCCACCATCGAGGGCTTCACCCGCGACGACGTGGACGCCTACGCGGTGCGCTCGCAGGAGCTGGCCGCCAAGGCCACCAGCGGCGGCTACTTCGCCAAGTCGATCGTCCCGGTCAAGGACATCAACGGCCTGACCGTGCTGGACCGCGACGAGCACATGCGCCCCGGCACCACCGTCGAGGACCTGGCCAAGCTGAACCCGTCGTTCTCGGTCATCGGCGACATGGGTGGCTTCGACGCGGTGGCGCTGCAGAAGTACCACTACGTGGAGAAGATCAACCACGTCCACCACGGCGGCAACAGCTCCGGCATCGTGGACGGCGCCGCGCTGGTGCTGATCGGCAACGAGGAGGCCGGCAAGGCGTCGGGCCTGACCCCGCGCGCCCGCGTCGTCGCCACCGCCACCTCCGGCGCCGAGCCCACCATCATGCTCACCGGTCCGACCCCCGCCGCGAAGAAGGCCCTGGCCAAGGCCGGCCTGACCCTCGACGACATCGACCTGGTCGAGATCAACGAGGCCTTCGCCTCCGTCGTCCTGAAGTTCCAGAAGGATCTGAACATCCCGGACGAGAAGCTGAACGTCAACGGCGGCGCGATCGCCATGGGCCATCCGCTGGGCGCCACCGGCGCGATGATCACCGGCACCATGGTCGACGAGCTCGAGCGCCGCAACGGCCGCTACGCCCTGGTGACCCTGTGCATCGGCGGCGGCATGGGCGTCGCGACCATCATCGAGCGCGTCTGA